The region AATTAGTTTTAATGGAGAAAGTACGGATATTTCAATATCGATTGATTGGAGTTCATCAGAAGTTACTTTTTCGAAACGGTAATCTTCGGTGGAAGCGGCTTTTGCCATATCCTGAATAATTAAGTATAATGGCTTTTGAGCCGTGAACTGTCCGATACATCCTCTCAATTTCCCGTTTTTGTGCAGCGTAACAAAAGCTCCGCAGTTTTGTTTAATGACTGGAGAAAAGTTTTCGGTATTTATTTCAGGCGTTTTTCCTTTTTGAATATATTCATTTAATGTATTTCTTGCAACCAGAAGCAATTGCTTTTTGTCTGTTTCCGTTAGGGAAAAGTCATCTTTGTTTTTTTCAATGTTTCCTGCAACGGCCATAGCTGTGTAACCCACAACACGAGAGCTATCTCCATAGTCAGGATTATTGCCTGAATTCTGATATTGTATTGTTGTTATGGAAATGCCCGGTTTTTTTTCTGTGATATAAAGTAGTGACAATACCGACGACCAACCACAAAGGCTGGTTGAAAGGTTCGGTATTTTAAGTTTTTCATTTGATTTTAAAACATCTTGCAAGGTTTGTGCATTATTTTTTTCGATTGCCGCAGCAGTAAGATTATCAATTTTCAGGGCGTCGTTATAATTAGGATAATGCGAAAAGTCGGTGCTTATAACAAATAAATTTTTGTTGTTAAAATAAGGTTCAAGCGCCGAAGCAATTTTTTTGCAAGTTGAAACATCGTTGGTACCTAAAATAATGGGCACAATTTTGAAAGGTTTTTTCAGGTGGTATTGTAAAAAAGGGAGTTCTACCTCCAGGCTGTGTTCAAACCAATGTGCGTCTTTATAGTTTTTAAAAACACCATATTCGGTAATCAGTTTATTGGCAAGTGCAGTATCAACTTCAACGATGCCAAGAGGAGTGATGAAGTTCCCTTCGCAGTACACCGAAGCTGCGTCAAAATAACTTCTGTGGCTTGAGCCGATAATAAAAATATTTTCATATTCTTTTTCAGGCTCCAATTGGTTGAATCCACTTGCGGCCACTTCGCCTGAAAATACATAACCGGCATGGGGTACTATTAGTGCAAGTATATCCTTATATTTGCGTGGCACTGCTTTGTAGAATAGTTTTTTAAGGTCGTGTGTAAGTGTTGTGGAATCCTTTGCATAAAACTGTCCCGCCACAGCAGGCAGGCGGTCATTTTTATTCGGTTGTTTTTTATGCTGCGATGTACAACTGTTTGTCATAAAAATAATAATGATTAAGGTTAAAACAAGATAGCGGCTCATGTGATAAGACTTTATACAAATATAATAATAAATCTGTGAACAAGTTTCTGTAATTTTTATAAAAATTATCACTTAAAAAACTATTTTTGAATTTTTTATTTCACTCTATGAAGCAGCAAATACAAATTACCAGTAATACCATTATTCACCTTGAAAATGTTTCGGTTTTTCAGGATAAGACCCTTGTGCTTGCCAATGTTTCCATGGCTATTGAGCGGGGGGAGTTTGTTTATCTTATTGGTCCAACCGGAAGCGGGAAAAGTAGTCTGCTGAAACTTATTTATGCCGACCTGCCTGCTGTAGATGGGATAGCTAAAGTTGTATCTTATGACCTTCTTAAAATAAAACAACGGCAAATACCTTTCCTCAGAAGAAAACTTGGTATCGTGTTTCAGGATTTTCAACTGCTTACCGACCGCACCGTGACAGAGAACCTGCTTTTCATTATGCGTGCAACAGGCTGGCATGATAAGGATGACATGTACATGCGGATACATGAAGTTTTAGAAAAAGTAGGGCTGAATAATAAAGGTTCAAAAATGCCCAATCAGCTTTCGGGGGGAGAACAGCAGCGTGTTGGTATTGCCAGGGCATTGCTCAATCACCCGGAAATTATACTTGCTGACGAGCCAACGGGTAATCTTGACCCAGCCACTTCTGAGGATATTTTACAGGTGTTGATGAAAATAAGCAACACAGGAACTGCTGTGCTCATGGCAACCCATGACCAGCTGCTTTTTAGTAAATACCCATCCAGAACGCTTCGTATTGAAGATGGCCTCCTGATTGATTAATTAGTCGAATATGAGGCCAGTAAGTGCTTTTACGTTGTGGTCGTTCGAAAAGCCATTGTGTAATAATATTTCTTCTCTTTTGATGTTTTCAGAAACATCATAATCTTTAGAGAAAAGCATCTCAATTTCTTTTTTTAGTTCTTCAGCAGTATCCCTGCATATACAAAGACTTTCAAGTCCGGTTTTTTCTATCATCGGACTGTTTACCATGCAAAACCTTCCAAGGAATAATGCTGCCAGCAATTTCAACTTGATGCCTGTTGATTGAAAGGTGGGCAGTATATTTATATGAGCATCGGATATCATACCGTAAATATCATCACTGGTGACATTGGTACGTAAGGAGATGTTTTTGTTGCCGTTTATGGCCGTTTTCAGCTCGCCTGAAGGCTTGTTACCTGCAATTACAAGAGGCATTTTCAGGTCATTAAAAACTTCACGGACAAGAAACAAAGCTGCCTGATTGTTTTCGCCAACATCAAGGCTTCCGTGGTACAAAACATAAGAGCCCCGCCCCGCTTTAGAGCTGATAGTTTCATTGGGATGAAAAGCTGACACCGTACGGACATTCTTGAATTTTCTGGAAAAATATTTGGTGTCGTTCATTGAAATGGATGCAATGCCATCAGCGTATTCTAATATGTATTCAAAATGTTTCAGTTTCCCTGCTTCATTAAGAAAATAGTAACGTTTGAACATGTTTTTTTCCACACTTGCCAGATGATTGTAATATTCGTGTTCTATATTATGTGTGCGGACAAATTTTTTACGGGTACGTAATTTTTTATGATTCAATATACTACAGGTGTGCAATCCCTCAAAGAGTATAGGATAATCATCATGCATAAGGTTTTGAAGCAGTTCCTCAGAATTTCGGGTGGCTATAATATAAGGTTGTCGGCTGAATAGTTTGGTTTTTGAAATATTTCGTTTGTAATAATGGACTTCGTAACAATATCCATTCAGTTGAGTAGATGGTTTGCGGTCGTATTCGAAACAGTGGAGATGTATTTTTATACCCTCTTTATGCAGATACTTGAGTTTGTAAAAGATATCAATAGCTCCGCCATAATTTACAGGAACCGGAATGTCGAAAGCGATGATATGAAGATGATTGTCAGGCATATTTCCGAAGGGCTGAGATAAGTTTTTTCTGTTCTTCTGCCCAGTTTAATTTTGCAACTGCAAGTTTAAGGTTTTTTTCCCAATTTTCCCTGTTTTTTGTGTTGGTTAGCATAAACTCGATTTTCTCGGCTATATGTTTAGGGTCATGTGATTCTATACAGCAACCAATATTAAATTCCTCAATAATTTTTTTTACTTCTGTTAGTGGCGAAGCCAAAACCGGTATGCCGGCATGGATGTAGTCGAAAAGCTTGTTTGGTAAACTGAAACGATAGTTGATGTTGGTATCTTTGTCGAGGCTGAGGCCCAGATCGGCATTGGCAGTATAATGAATAAGGTTTTCGGGAGATTGTTTTGGAATAAAAATCACTTTGTCTTCCATTTTGTTTTCTGCCACATAATTTTTCAATAAAGGCAGTACATCACCATCGCCAACAATCAGCAAGCAGGCATTTTTGATGTATTTCATGGCTTCCACAGCCTCTTCGGAGCCACGCTGTATATTGATACCCGAACCCTGTAGTATAATAATGTATTTGTTGTCTGGTAACCCTAATTCCGTTTTATGTTTTAATATCATTGAAGTTTTCGTTTCAGGAATATTTCTCACGACAACGAGCTCTTTATTGTATTCAGATTTATAAAGATTGGCTATAGAGTCATTAACAGTTATTATGTTTTCAAGTTTCGGAAAAATAAATTTTTCGAGACGTTTCCATATTTTCTGAACAAATGGTCTGTGAATCAGCTCTGGGACGCCTGTAAAATATTCATGGCTATCATAAAAAAGAGGAATACCTTTTATTTTTGAAACAAGGAAATTAGGGAGTAGAGTGTCAAGGTCATTGGAGAAAAGAAGATGATTTTTTTTAAATAAAAGCAGAAAAAATAATCTGATGTTATAGAAAAAGTAGAATAAGAAGCCTTTTTCAAAAAACATACGAAAACGAAGCATTTTATAAGTTCGATTATCCAAATACAAACTATTTTTCTTTTTTCTCCCAATAAGAGTAACATTAAACCCTAAGAGTAATAAGGTTTTACAGGTTCTGTGAACTCTTTGGTCTGTAACGAGATCGTTAATTACAGAAACTAAAACTTTCTTCAATTTTTTTGTTACAAAATAAATATTATTTTTCATAACGTATTATTTTAAGAAATATTGAATTTCAATGTTTTTTCAAAAAAAAACGTTTGTAATTGTTTCAAACAAAAAATATCATAAAAAAAATAGTATCTTTGCGGCGGAGAGTTGGCAGAGTGGTCGATTGCGGCGGTCTTGAAAACCGTTGAACCTGCGAGGGTTCCGGGGGTTCGAATCCCTCACTCTCCGCTGACAATAGAAGCGTAAAAACGAAAACCACCGTAAACACTGATAGTTCGGTGGTCTTTTATTTTGCCTTGTTGCAAAAAAAGGCAATGAAAAGCACCAGTTTGGTGTCCAATTCGGTGGGCTTAAATTTCCACCCGCTAAGTCCACCTAAATTAGAATTACTATTATTCTCTATGTTTTGTTCGCAATCGGTGCAATTTTAATCATAGCATTAATTTGGCATCTAATAAAAAAATTATTTAAGTAATCTTAAATTGCATGTAAAATATTATTTGCGAATAAGTAGACCAGAGAAACAGGAAGAATGAATGGTTATTATTTTACCATCAAACTGTCAAGGGTGCCTGCTTTTTCAATTTCCAGCATTTTTGCATTATCCCGGGCTTTACATTCCTTTGCCGGACAATTAGCAGCAGGCTCAGTATGCTTTTTATTATCTGCAGGCGTCCAGCCCATAATGAGGTACAATATAAAAAATCCTGCGATATAGGCAAGCATCACATGCCAGCCCTTTCGAATCCATAGACCAACATTACGGGCATGTTTAAACTTATTGGTTATAGCCACACCGGCAGAAGAACCAAACCATATCATAGACCCACCGAAGCCTACAGTATAGGCTAACAGGCCCCAGTCATAATGCCCCTGATCTAAGCAAAGTTTTGTAAGAGGAATATTATCAAATACGGCGGAAACAAACCCAAGAATAAAGGCCGTCATCCAGGAAGCATCCGGCAAGGTTTCCACGGGCATTAAAGATGCGGCCGTTACAAGACATAAAAGAAAAACAGCTCCTTTGACAGAGCCTCTAACTTCCTGCCAGGGCATTTTCCGCATAAACACGCCGATAACGATTGCAATCCAAACGCCCAAGGCAGGCATATCATAAAAAATATTAGATACGATTGCACCGATGAGAATCATAATGACGATCAGCAGACGAATCCAGTCAATTTTTACGCCCGGCTTTACATCGGCAGTGATACGCTGTAATTTATCCTGCTGCCTGGAAGCAAACCATGCAATAATAAATAGGGCAACCGCTGAACCTACAAAAGCATGAAGAACACCAAGTGCAGAAACACCATCGATCCACATCATGGTAGTAGTAGTATCGCCAAGCACACTGCCGGCACCGCCCGCATTACTTGCT is a window of Bacteroidales bacterium DNA encoding:
- the amrB gene encoding AmmeMemoRadiSam system protein B; this translates as MSRYLVLTLIIIIFMTNSCTSQHKKQPNKNDRLPAVAGQFYAKDSTTLTHDLKKLFYKAVPRKYKDILALIVPHAGYVFSGEVAASGFNQLEPEKEYENIFIIGSSHRSYFDAASVYCEGNFITPLGIVEVDTALANKLITEYGVFKNYKDAHWFEHSLEVELPFLQYHLKKPFKIVPIILGTNDVSTCKKIASALEPYFNNKNLFVISTDFSHYPNYNDALKIDNLTAAAIEKNNAQTLQDVLKSNEKLKIPNLSTSLCGWSSVLSLLYITEKKPGISITTIQYQNSGNNPDYGDSSRVVGYTAMAVAGNIEKNKDDFSLTETDKKQLLLVARNTLNEYIQKGKTPEINTENFSPVIKQNCGAFVTLHKNGKLRGCIGQFTAQKPLYLIIQDMAKAASTEDYRFEKVTSDELQSIDIEISVLSPLKLIKSIDEIELGKHGIYIMKGNRGGTFLPQVATETGWSKEEFLGHCAQDKAGIGWNGWKDAEIFIYTAIVFGEKDIK
- a CDS encoding ATP-binding cassette domain-containing protein yields the protein MTSNTIIHLENVSVFQDKTLVLANVSMAIERGEFVYLIGPTGSGKSSLLKLIYADLPAVDGIAKVVSYDLLKIKQRQIPFLRRKLGIVFQDFQLLTDRTVTENLLFIMRATGWHDKDDMYMRIHEVLEKVGLNNKGSKMPNQLSGGEQQRVGIARALLNHPEIILADEPTGNLDPATSEDILQVLMKISNTGTAVLMATHDQLLFSKYPSRTLRIEDGLLID
- a CDS encoding glycosyltransferase family 1 protein; the protein is MPDNHLHIIAFDIPVPVNYGGAIDIFYKLKYLHKEGIKIHLHCFEYDRKPSTQLNGYCYEVHYYKRNISKTKLFSRQPYIIATRNSEELLQNLMHDDYPILFEGLHTCSILNHKKLRTRKKFVRTHNIEHEYYNHLASVEKNMFKRYYFLNEAGKLKHFEYILEYADGIASISMNDTKYFSRKFKNVRTVSAFHPNETISSKAGRGSYVLYHGSLDVGENNQAALFLVREVFNDLKMPLVIAGNKPSGELKTAINGNKNISLRTNVTSDDIYGMISDAHINILPTFQSTGIKLKLLAALFLGRFCMVNSPMIEKTGLESLCICRDTAEELKKEIEMLFSKDYDVSENIKREEILLHNGFSNDHNVKALTGLIFD
- a CDS encoding glycosyltransferase; amino-acid sequence: MKNNIYFVTKKLKKVLVSVINDLVTDQRVHRTCKTLLLLGFNVTLIGRKKKNSLYLDNRTYKMLRFRMFFEKGFLFYFFYNIRLFFLLLFKKNHLLFSNDLDTLLPNFLVSKIKGIPLFYDSHEYFTGVPELIHRPFVQKIWKRLEKFIFPKLENIITVNDSIANLYKSEYNKELVVVRNIPETKTSMILKHKTELGLPDNKYIIILQGSGINIQRGSEEAVEAMKYIKNACLLIVGDGDVLPLLKNYVAENKMEDKVIFIPKQSPENLIHYTANADLGLSLDKDTNINYRFSLPNKLFDYIHAGIPVLASPLTEVKKIIEEFNIGCCIESHDPKHIAEKIEFMLTNTKNRENWEKNLKLAVAKLNWAEEQKKLISALRKYA